Proteins from a single region of Natrinema salifodinae:
- the glnA gene encoding type I glutamate--ammonia ligase translates to MTSGNLTDVEQAVLDEIEEQDVDFLRLQFTDILGTVKNVSVPARQAEKAFTEGIYFDGSSIEGFVRIQESDMRLKPDPETFAILPWRQKEESAAARMICDVYDTSTGEPFEGDPRRVLKNALERAEEMGYTVNAAPEPEFFLFEEDEDGRATTTTNDAGGYFDLAPKDLASDVRRDIIYGLEDMGFEVEASHHEVAEGQHEINFTYDDALTTADNVATFRTVVRAIAAQHDLHATFMPKPIPRINGSGMHTHLSLFTEDGQNAFHDEDDEFNLSEEAHAFTAGILEHAPAITAIANPTVNSYKRLVPGYEAPVYVAWSDRNRSALIRKPAARTPAASRVELRSPDPSCNPYLALAVMIHAGLDGIENDLDCPDPVRENIYEFDEQKREEYGIDTLPSNLGEAVDALEADEAVYSALGEHVGDKFVEAKRQEFEDYLVDVSEWELDRYLETF, encoded by the coding sequence TTCTGGGCACTGTCAAGAACGTCTCCGTTCCGGCTCGCCAGGCGGAAAAGGCGTTCACCGAGGGTATCTACTTCGACGGTTCTTCTATCGAGGGCTTCGTTCGCATTCAGGAGTCGGACATGCGTCTCAAGCCGGATCCGGAAACGTTCGCGATCCTCCCGTGGCGCCAGAAGGAGGAGAGCGCCGCCGCCCGGATGATCTGTGACGTCTACGATACCTCCACGGGCGAGCCCTTCGAGGGCGACCCGCGCCGCGTCCTCAAGAATGCCCTCGAGCGCGCCGAGGAGATGGGCTACACGGTCAACGCCGCACCCGAACCGGAGTTCTTCCTCTTCGAGGAGGACGAGGACGGCCGCGCGACGACCACGACCAACGACGCCGGCGGCTACTTCGACCTCGCGCCGAAGGACCTCGCCTCCGACGTCCGCCGCGACATCATCTACGGCCTCGAGGACATGGGCTTCGAAGTCGAGGCCAGCCACCACGAGGTCGCCGAAGGCCAACACGAGATCAACTTCACCTACGACGACGCGCTCACGACGGCCGACAACGTTGCCACGTTCCGGACGGTCGTCCGCGCGATCGCCGCCCAGCACGATCTCCACGCGACGTTCATGCCCAAGCCGATCCCGCGGATCAACGGCTCGGGGATGCACACCCACCTCTCGCTGTTCACCGAGGACGGGCAGAACGCCTTCCACGACGAGGACGACGAGTTCAACTTGAGCGAGGAGGCTCACGCCTTCACCGCCGGGATCCTCGAGCACGCCCCCGCGATCACCGCCATCGCCAACCCCACCGTCAACAGCTACAAGCGCCTGGTGCCCGGCTACGAAGCGCCCGTCTACGTCGCCTGGTCGGACCGGAACCGCTCGGCGCTGATCCGCAAGCCCGCGGCCCGAACCCCCGCGGCGTCGCGCGTCGAACTGCGCTCGCCGGACCCGTCCTGTAACCCCTACCTCGCACTCGCCGTCATGATCCACGCTGGCCTGGACGGCATCGAGAACGACCTCGACTGTCCCGATCCGGTCCGGGAGAACATCTACGAGTTCGACGAGCAGAAACGCGAGGAGTACGGCATCGACACCCTCCCGTCGAACCTCGGCGAGGCCGTCGACGCCCTCGAGGCGGACGAAGCGGTCTACAGCGCGTTAGGCGAGCACGTCGGAGACAAGTTCGTCGAGGCCAAGCGCCAGGAGTTCGAGGACTACCTGGTCGACGTCTCCGAGTGGGAGCTCGACCGCTACCTCGAGACGTTCTAA
- a CDS encoding metallophosphoesterase family protein encodes MLVLGDAHASEPDRSETLLGIYRTLEPDRVLQVGDLQRYDLPAPTWFVAGNNEDFDVIEALRAGEDRDPPAETDVRNVHLLASTAATVDGLRVAGLSGNFAPTKYDLSRDELSGERRRHFTHEDVERAADLEDIDVFLTHEAPTGLLSYGYDPGCEHVDDLLEAISPDLCLVGHHHRHREAEFADTRVVSLAPAWERYYTLDPETLTLEAHDHELATDD; translated from the coding sequence ATGCTCGTCCTCGGTGACGCCCACGCGTCCGAGCCGGACCGGTCTGAAACGCTGCTCGGCATCTACCGCACGCTCGAGCCCGACCGCGTCCTTCAAGTCGGCGACCTCCAGCGGTACGACCTGCCGGCGCCCACCTGGTTCGTCGCGGGGAACAACGAGGACTTTGACGTCATCGAGGCGCTGCGCGCCGGCGAGGACCGAGACCCGCCTGCCGAGACCGACGTCCGCAACGTCCACCTCCTCGCGAGTACGGCCGCGACGGTTGACGGCCTGCGGGTTGCCGGGCTCTCGGGAAACTTCGCCCCCACGAAGTACGATCTATCGCGCGACGAACTCAGCGGCGAACGCCGCCGCCACTTCACGCACGAGGACGTCGAGCGAGCCGCCGACCTGGAGGATATCGACGTCTTCCTCACCCACGAGGCCCCGACCGGACTGCTGTCGTACGGCTACGATCCCGGCTGCGAGCACGTCGACGACCTGCTCGAGGCGATTTCGCCCGACCTCTGCCTGGTCGGCCACCACCACCGCCATCGCGAGGCCGAATTCGCGGATACCAGAGTCGTAAGTCTCGCACCGGCGTGGGAGCGCTACTACACGCTCGATCCGGAGACGCTCACACTCGAAGCGCACGACCACGAGTTGGCTACGGACGACTGA